The DNA sequence GTCTTGAGTCCGCTCATCCACCAAACATAAGTATTGAAAACAAGGATGTCTGCTCCTAACCAATGCTTGGCACGTTGGGCAATTGAGTCCACTTTAATTATTCTCTGCTTTGGATCACTTTTGATAGGAATATCTGTGTTAGACTCGACCAAGAATGGAGCCCAATAGAACTCAATTGTAGCATCATATTCCTGCCAAATTAAGCAGATTTTCAAACTTTCAAGCTAATTCTTCAAACATACAAGGTTTATATATAGTTTGAGTTATATGGTGATTTACCTTAGCTTTGAATACAGAGTGAACGTGGCCACGTTTCATGGATTTCTTGCCTTTTGGGATTACAGATTCAATCAAACACACAAAAGACTCCCATTGATTTCTCTGTAGTGAATCCCCTACAAACATTAGTCTCTTTCCTCGAAGCTTTCTGAGGGCAATCTCAGGATCAAACCTGAATATTGATAATTTCACAAAACTACCTTTCATCATTAAGCAGAGGCAGATCTAGGGCGACCCATGTTGCTTTAACTGAACTGATTGCTTTTAGCTCGAATTATGTATACATACAGaaaaaaaataagttttaaatgtAACACATAATAAGATCACACTCATTCTGAACCCACTGACTTTAAATCCTGAGTTCACTTGTGCAAGTATGCATGCTTCTGGACCGTGTTGAAACAAGAATCAAGAAtcctactatttctttcattttgCAATATGGTAATTTACTTACAGAAACAGAAAACTGAAATTGATATTTTAAGTAACTTGCTAACCTTGGCAACATGCAGTCATCAGGCTGCCATTCCCAGTATCGATAATCTGAATCGTTTCGGCCATTCTTAATACAAGAATATTGTTTATCAATAAAAGGACAAGTCATGTCTGAATACAATGGCTTAATTGAAGTATTAAAAACCCATTTCCCATGTGTGACACTGCATTCATCAGGATCAAAATCAAGACTCTCGTCTGTTGGATTGTCTAGTTGATCGCTCTGCAATTCTCTATCATCTAATAAGccaagaaagaaaaaatatatcAGCACGACAAAAAAGTATAACAAAAGCAATTGAGATCGACAAGCTGGTGCACACCTGCAGAATTTCTTTTGGGACAAGGCTTAAACCTCAAAATAGAGCCATAAGAAATAGTACTAATCCTCTCAGTGTACAACAGAAAAATGAAGGTTAAAGTACAGATAATGGCTGTGATTATGGGAAAAGAGAGTTTTCTTTTGGCAGATTTTGTCCATCCCATGTTGAAAGGATGGATATGCACTAATTCACAATGGAGAAGCAGAGAAAAGCTTAACTGCAAAATGAAGCAAGGCAAAGTGATTGGAGGGATAAATGTAAGTGCAACAGAATGATGAAACATGA is a window from the Nicotiana tomentosiformis chromosome 10, ASM39032v3, whole genome shotgun sequence genome containing:
- the LOC104089377 gene encoding protein trichome birefringence-like 3 isoform X3 — protein: MFHHSVALTFIPPITLPCFILQLSFSLLLHCELVHIHPFNMGWTKSAKRKLSFPIITAIICTLTFIFLLYTERISTISYGSILRFKPCPKRNSADDRELQSDQLDNPTDESLDFDPDECSVTHGKWVFNTSIKPLYSDMTCPFIDKQYSCIKNGRNDSDYRYWEWQPDDCMLPSFVKLSIFRFDPEIALRKLRGKRLMFVGDSLQRNQWESFVCLIESVIPKGKKSMKRGHVHSVFKAKEYDATIEFYWAPFLVESNTDIPIKSDPKQRIIKVDSIAQRAKHWLGADILVFNTYVWWMSGLKTKALNKEWGNINGIRCYNETRPVMKKGHWGTGSNKEMMNVVANVMGRMKVPVTVLNITQLSEYRIDAHTSIYGELRGKLLTAEQRANPLHFADCIHWCLPGVPDTWNQLLFAYL
- the LOC104089377 gene encoding protein trichome birefringence-like 3 isoform X4 — its product is MFHHSVALTFIPPITLPCFILQLSFSLLLHCELVHIHPFNMGWTKSAKRKLSFPIITAIICTLTFIFLLYTERISTISYGSILRFKPCPKRNSADDRELQSDQLDNPTDESLDFDPDECSVTHGKWVFNTSIKPLYSDMTCPFIDKQYSCIKNGRNDSDYRYWEWQPDDCMLPRFDPEIALRKLRGKRLMFVGDSLQRNQWESFVCLIESVIPKGKKSMKRGHVHSVFKAKEYDATIEFYWAPFLVESNTDIPIKSDPKQRIIKVDSIAQRAKHWLGADILVFNTYVWWMSGLKTKALNKEWGNINGIRCYNETRPVMKKGHWGTGSNKEMMNVVANVMGRMKVPVTVLNITQLSEYRIDAHTSIYGELRGKLLTAEQRANPLHFADCIHWCLPGVPDTWNQLLFAYL
- the LOC104089377 gene encoding protein trichome birefringence-like 3 isoform X2, encoding MFHHSVALTFIPPITLPCFILQLSFSLLLHCELVHIHPFNMGWTKSAKRKLSFPIITAIICTLTFIFLLYTERISTISYGSILRFKPCPKRNSADDRELQSDQLDNPTDESLDFDPDECSVTHGKWVFNTSIKPLYSDMTCPFIDKQYSCIKNGRNDSDYRYWEWQPDDCMLPRFDPEIALRKLRGKRLMFVGDSLQRNQWESFVCLIESVIPKGKKSMKRGHVHSVFKAKEYDATIEFYWAPFLVESNTDIPIKSDPKQRIIKVDSIAQRAKHWLGADILVFNTYVWWMSGLKTKALWGEFENGEEGYEELDTTVSYRVALRTWANWIDSTVDPKKTRVFFTTMSPSHQKNKEWGNINGIRCYNETRPVMKKGHWGTGSNKEMMNVVANVMGRMKVPVTVLNITQLSEYRIDAHTSIYGELRGKLLTAEQRANPLHFADCIHWCLPGVPDTWNQLLFAYL
- the LOC104089377 gene encoding protein trichome birefringence-like 3 isoform X1; the encoded protein is MFHHSVALTFIPPITLPCFILQLSFSLLLHCELVHIHPFNMGWTKSAKRKLSFPIITAIICTLTFIFLLYTERISTISYGSILRFKPCPKRNSADDRELQSDQLDNPTDESLDFDPDECSVTHGKWVFNTSIKPLYSDMTCPFIDKQYSCIKNGRNDSDYRYWEWQPDDCMLPSFVKLSIFRFDPEIALRKLRGKRLMFVGDSLQRNQWESFVCLIESVIPKGKKSMKRGHVHSVFKAKEYDATIEFYWAPFLVESNTDIPIKSDPKQRIIKVDSIAQRAKHWLGADILVFNTYVWWMSGLKTKALWGEFENGEEGYEELDTTVSYRVALRTWANWIDSTVDPKKTRVFFTTMSPSHQKNKEWGNINGIRCYNETRPVMKKGHWGTGSNKEMMNVVANVMGRMKVPVTVLNITQLSEYRIDAHTSIYGELRGKLLTAEQRANPLHFADCIHWCLPGVPDTWNQLLFAYL